A single region of the Gemella sp. zg-570 genome encodes:
- the rpoD gene encoding RNA polymerase sigma factor RpoD produces the protein MLKDSSNKDFETIKNEFIEKGKKNGELTQEEILEAISGLEITPDEIDFFYEQLSREDIILINANHAEEIEEDEINLEDLSVPAGIKINDPVRMYLKEIGKVPLLSKERELELAKTIENGNDAEKELAKQELAEANLRLVVSIAKRYVGRGMLFLDLIQEGNMGLIKAVEKFDYSKGFKFSTYATWWIRQAITRAIADQARTIRIPVHMVETINRLIRVQRQLLQDLGREPKPEEIAEKMGITTEKVREILKIAQEPVSLETPIGEEDDSHLGDFIEDKDAQSPVEHAANELLKEQLEEILETLTDREENVLKLRFGLKDGKTHTLEEVGSAFGVTRERIRQIEAKAIRKLKHPSKLNKLRGFME, from the coding sequence ATGTTGAAAGATTCAAGTAATAAAGATTTTGAAACAATAAAAAATGAATTTATCGAAAAAGGTAAAAAAAATGGAGAATTAACGCAAGAAGAAATTCTTGAAGCAATTTCAGGACTAGAAATAACTCCTGATGAAATAGATTTTTTCTATGAACAGTTGAGTAGAGAAGATATAATTTTAATAAATGCAAATCATGCAGAAGAAATAGAAGAAGACGAAATTAATTTAGAAGATTTATCAGTGCCAGCTGGTATAAAAATAAATGACCCTGTAAGAATGTATCTTAAAGAAATAGGTAAAGTTCCCTTATTATCAAAAGAAAGAGAGTTAGAATTAGCTAAAACTATAGAAAATGGTAATGATGCAGAAAAAGAATTAGCAAAACAAGAATTGGCAGAAGCTAACTTAAGACTTGTTGTAAGTATTGCAAAAAGATATGTGGGCAGAGGAATGCTATTTTTAGACCTTATTCAAGAAGGCAATATGGGATTGATTAAAGCGGTAGAAAAATTTGATTACTCTAAAGGATTTAAGTTTAGTACCTATGCTACTTGGTGGATTAGACAAGCTATAACTAGAGCTATTGCAGACCAAGCAAGAACTATAAGAATACCAGTTCATATGGTAGAAACAATAAATAGGTTAATAAGAGTTCAAAGACAACTACTTCAAGATTTAGGAAGAGAACCAAAACCAGAAGAAATAGCAGAAAAAATGGGAATTACTACTGAAAAAGTTAGGGAAATTTTAAAAATAGCTCAAGAACCAGTATCTTTAGAAACGCCAATAGGTGAAGAAGATGATTCACATTTAGGAGATTTTATTGAAGACAAAGATGCTCAATCACCGGTAGAGCATGCTGCTAATGAATTGTTAAAAGAACAGCTTGAAGAAATTTTAGAAACTCTTACAGATAGGGAAGAAAATGTTTTGAAACTTCGTTTTGGTTTGAAAGACGGAAAAACGCACACTTTAGAAGAAGTAGGAAGTGCCTTTGGAGTAACAAGAGAGCGTATAAGACAAATAGAAGCAAAAGCAATAAGAAAATTAAAACACCCATCTAAATTAAACAAATTAAGAGGATTTATGGAGTAA
- the dnaG gene encoding DNA primase, protein MSKISQKDIDYIFDNIDIVDLVSEYVKLEKRGRNYIGLCPFHNEKTPSFTVSPEKKISHCFGCGKGGNIFQFLSEIEGLNFNQAIYKLGSRLGLNIEKDSNDNFNLSDEKDVMYYSHVLIADYYNYILLNTKEAEKALDYLFERGITIDTIKKFNIGYAPPGRNIAVSFFNSHNLNLDYVVNSGILGKSNGEYYDVFKDRIIFPIKDNNDKVVAFSGRTMSKEKEISKYYNTHETQIFEKRKVLFNFSEARHHIKKENSVIISEGYMDVISSYQENVKNVVALMGTNIDENILNDIFKLTDKFTLALDNDGAGIEAAFKIGNSLIKKTDNVFKLSFSGAKDIDEFIHKKKSSNSLFSFYDYSKDNITHFIEYKIEYYNSTIKNLEDKIKYKNELVENISFIEDEVLRDLLITKLSNDFSIDKNILLRELSNSNNKRQINTKQKLLSSNNFDFKTFYGIPAFDKKICKLFKYFFINRDYFLSVYDEFEGFTFKNSIFNELFNVLVIYYNNYKYFYVHKFINNINNVELVNLIKYIDNTDFLISQNEDLSTIKEYIKYIKKSYLFKDKVDSIKTNLQSAIIEADYEAQIKMLSKLKKYKK, encoded by the coding sequence TTGAGTAAAATTTCACAAAAAGATATAGATTATATTTTTGATAATATTGATATAGTTGACTTAGTGAGTGAATATGTAAAGTTGGAAAAAAGAGGCAGAAATTATATAGGTCTATGTCCTTTTCACAATGAAAAAACTCCATCTTTTACAGTTTCACCAGAAAAAAAAATATCACACTGTTTTGGGTGTGGTAAGGGAGGAAATATATTTCAATTTTTATCAGAAATAGAGGGTTTAAACTTTAATCAAGCAATATACAAATTAGGTTCCAGGTTAGGACTTAACATAGAAAAAGATAGTAATGATAATTTTAATTTATCTGATGAAAAAGATGTAATGTATTATTCACATGTTTTAATTGCAGATTATTACAACTACATTTTATTAAATACAAAAGAAGCAGAAAAAGCATTAGACTATCTTTTTGAAAGAGGTATAACCATAGATACAATAAAAAAATTTAATATCGGCTATGCTCCTCCAGGTAGAAATATAGCTGTTTCTTTTTTTAATTCACATAATTTAAATTTAGATTATGTTGTAAATTCTGGTATTTTAGGTAAATCCAACGGAGAATATTATGACGTTTTTAAAGACAGAATTATTTTTCCTATAAAAGACAATAACGATAAAGTAGTTGCCTTTTCAGGAAGAACAATGTCAAAAGAAAAAGAAATATCAAAATACTATAATACACATGAAACGCAAATATTTGAAAAAAGAAAAGTACTATTTAATTTTTCAGAAGCAAGACACCACATAAAAAAAGAAAATAGTGTCATAATTTCAGAAGGCTATATGGATGTTATAAGCTCATATCAAGAAAATGTAAAGAATGTAGTTGCATTAATGGGAACTAATATAGACGAAAATATTTTAAATGATATTTTTAAATTAACAGACAAATTTACTCTAGCCTTAGATAATGATGGTGCAGGAATAGAGGCGGCTTTTAAAATAGGAAATTCCTTAATCAAAAAAACAGATAATGTATTTAAGCTATCTTTTTCAGGAGCCAAGGATATTGATGAATTTATACACAAGAAAAAATCTTCAAATTCTTTATTTTCATTTTATGATTATTCTAAAGACAATATCACACATTTTATAGAATATAAGATAGAATACTATAATAGCACAATAAAAAATTTAGAAGATAAGATTAAATATAAAAATGAATTGGTAGAAAATATAAGTTTTATAGAAGATGAAGTTTTAAGAGATTTACTAATTACAAAATTATCTAATGATTTCTCTATTGATAAGAATATATTACTTAGAGAATTATCCAATAGTAATAATAAAAGACAAATTAATACAAAACAAAAGCTGCTATCAAGTAATAATTTTGATTTTAAAACTTTTTATGGAATACCAGCATTTGATAAGAAAATCTGTAAATTATTTAAGTATTTTTTTATTAATAGAGATTACTTTTTATCTGTATATGATGAATTTGAAGGATTTACATTTAAAAATTCAATTTTTAATGAGCTATTTAATGTTTTAGTTATTTATTATAATAATTATAAGTATTTTTATGTACATAAATTCATTAATAATATAAATAATGTTGAACTAGTTAATTTAATAAAATACATAGATAATACCGACTTTTTAATTTCACAAAATGAAGATTTATCTACTATAAAAGAATACATAAAATATATAAAAAAAAGTTATCTATTTAAAGATAAAGTTGATAGCATAAAAACCAACTTGCAGAGTGCGATAATAGAAGCAGATTATGAAGCACAAATAAAAATGCTTTCTAAGTTGAAAAAATATAAGAAATAG
- a CDS encoding glycine--tRNA ligase, translating into MEKILSLAKNRGFVFQGSEIYGGLANTWDYGPLGIELKNNIKKSWWKKFIQEIPYNVGLDSAILMNPKTWVASGHVGNFSDPMMDCKECKSRLRADKLIEEFYFKNKKEDIIVDGLPFEELENVIKKENIPCPECNKHNFTNIRQFNLMFKTSQGVVENSTSEIFLRPETAQGIFVNFKNVQRAMRKKLPLGIGQIGKSFRNEITPGNFIFRTREFEQMELEFFCEPGTELKWHSYWENYCKDWLLNLGIDENLIRLRAHDKEELSHYSNATTDIEFKFPFGWGELWGIASRTDYDLKQHSEHSKADLSYQDLITNEKYLPYCIEPSVGVDRVLLAFLCDAYKEEVVGENDKRIVLKLHPTLAPYKAAILPLSKKLSEEAVKLFSDLSKEFMVDFDETGSIGKRYRRQDEIGTPLCITYDFESENDNMVTVRDRDTMEQTRIAISELSNYINNKIKF; encoded by the coding sequence ATGGAAAAAATATTATCTTTGGCAAAAAATAGAGGTTTTGTATTTCAAGGTTCAGAAATATATGGAGGTTTAGCTAATACTTGGGATTATGGTCCGCTTGGAATAGAATTAAAAAATAATATAAAAAAATCTTGGTGGAAAAAATTTATACAAGAAATACCTTACAACGTCGGACTAGATTCTGCAATATTGATGAATCCAAAAACTTGGGTAGCGTCTGGTCATGTTGGAAACTTTAGTGATCCTATGATGGATTGTAAGGAATGTAAATCGAGATTACGTGCAGATAAATTAATAGAAGAATTTTATTTTAAAAATAAAAAAGAAGATATAATTGTTGACGGCCTGCCTTTTGAAGAATTAGAAAATGTAATAAAGAAAGAAAATATTCCTTGTCCAGAATGCAACAAACATAATTTTACTAACATTAGACAATTTAATCTTATGTTCAAAACTAGTCAAGGTGTTGTAGAAAATTCTACAAGTGAAATATTTTTACGACCAGAAACTGCTCAAGGTATTTTTGTAAACTTTAAAAATGTTCAAAGGGCTATGCGTAAAAAATTACCGTTGGGTATTGGACAAATAGGAAAATCATTTAGAAATGAAATTACTCCTGGTAATTTTATATTCAGAACAAGAGAATTTGAACAAATGGAATTAGAATTTTTCTGTGAACCTGGAACGGAATTAAAATGGCACTCATACTGGGAAAATTATTGTAAAGATTGGCTATTAAACTTAGGGATTGATGAAAATTTAATAAGACTTAGAGCCCATGATAAAGAAGAATTATCTCATTATTCTAATGCTACTACTGATATAGAATTTAAGTTTCCTTTTGGTTGGGGAGAATTATGGGGTATTGCCTCAAGAACAGACTATGATTTAAAACAACATAGTGAACACTCTAAAGCTGATTTGTCTTATCAAGACCTAATAACAAATGAAAAATATCTTCCTTACTGTATAGAACCATCTGTGGGTGTTGATAGAGTTTTATTAGCTTTCTTGTGTGATGCCTATAAAGAAGAAGTTGTAGGAGAAAATGACAAACGTATAGTTTTAAAATTACATCCTACCCTAGCGCCATACAAAGCAGCTATTCTACCTCTTTCTAAAAAATTATCAGAAGAAGCTGTAAAATTATTTTCTGATTTATCTAAAGAATTTATGGTAGATTTTGATGAAACAGGTTCTATTGGAAAAAGATATAGAAGACAAGATGAAATAGGTACTCCTTTATGTATTACCTATGATTTTGAATCTGAAAATGATAATATGGTAACAGTAAGAGATAGAGATACTATGGAACAAACAAGAATAGCTATATCAGAATTAAGTAATTATATAAATAATAAAATAAAATTTTAA
- the rpsP gene encoding 30S ribosomal protein S16 codes for MAVKIRLKRLGAKKSPFYRIVVADSKSPRDGRSIETIGTYNAVKNPAEVKIDEELALKWLSNGAQPSDTVRSLLSKEGILKKFHESKLNK; via the coding sequence ATGGCAGTAAAAATCCGTTTGAAAAGATTAGGTGCTAAAAAATCACCTTTCTACCGTATAGTTGTTGCTGATTCTAAATCACCACGTGACGGTCGTTCAATTGAAACTATTGGTACTTACAATGCAGTAAAAAATCCAGCAGAAGTTAAAATTGATGAAGAACTTGCATTGAAATGGTTATCTAATGGAGCACAACCTTCTGATACAGTTAGAAGTTTATTATCTAAAGAAGGAATATTAAAAAAATTCCACGAATCTAAATTAAATAAATAA